The genomic DNA CGACAAAGCGACCGTCCACCTGGCTCAGCAGATGCAGGTAACCTTCAAAGTCACCAACCGCTACGTAGCTGGAGAACACTTCCGGGGCCGACAGTTGGCGACGGGCCAAGGAGTCGTTGCTCCACAGTGCAGTGGTGGAACGCTCGTCGACACTTTCAACTGTGCCGGAAGCAAGGCTTACGTAGACGCTGCCAAACCCTTGGGCGACACCGGCATAGCTGGAAGCATCACGCTGCCAGTTGATGCGGCCGCTTTGCAGGTCCAGCGCGGCAACGCGGCCCTGGTAGGTGGCGACATAAATGGTTTCGCCCGACAGCAGCAAGCCGCCATCGATGTCCACTACGCGGTCCAGTTCGGAGCGACCTTGCGGGATCGCCACACGGGTTTCCCAGGCCGGCACGCCGTTCTGGGTGTCCAGGGCGACCACTTTACCGGTCGACAGGCCCGCAACGGCCAGGTTATTGGTCACAATCGGACCACTGGTGCCGCGCAGCGTCAGTACCGCCGGGGTGCTGTCGTACAACCAGCGCTGGTTGCCCGTGGCGGCATCCAGGCCAATTACACGGTCATCCTGGGTTTGCACAACGACAACATCGCCGTTGGTGGCCGGTGCAGCCAACACTTCACTGGTCACGCGAGCGCGCCATTTCTCTTCACCGGTCGCCGAATCCAGAGCAACAACGTCGCCCTTGAGCGTACCGACCAGCACCATGCCGTAGCCGACGCCCACACCACCGGAAACCGGCAGTTCGAGATCTTTCTTCCACTTCACGTCGCCGTTCATGCGATCCATGGCGATAACAACGCCGGTGGAGTCAGTGGCCACGATGTTGTCGCCGTCGATTGCCGGCTGCAACAGGTTGTAGAGATCGCCCTGACCGTCACCGACGGAGCGGCTCCATTGCTTTTGCAGGACCACTTCTTCCTTGAAGCTGGTCAGCTCGGCCGGAGGCAGTTCTTTTTTACTGTTGCTGCTGCAACCCGCGGCCAGAACGGCCAGAGCCAGCAATGCTGCATGTTTCCAACGGATCACGTCACGCATCCCCTTTGGCCAAGTCGTCCAGCTTGATTTGTAAGCCACCGACTGCCGCTTCATCAGACAGCGCCGCCTTGGCTTTTTGGTACGCAGCATGGGCTTCGTCGGTACGACCCAATTGGACCAACAGGTCGCCCTTGAGCTCTTCACGAGTGGCCACAAATGCCTTGTCAGCATCGCCGTCGAGCAGTTTGAGTGCTTCGTCAGCCTTGTTCTGTGCCGCCAGCACCTGCGCCAGGCGCTGCCGTGCGATTTCACCCAGGGTCGGGTTGGCCGGCTTGTCAGCGATGGCTTTCAGCTCGGTGGCTGCGTCATCCAGCTTGCCGGTATCGACCGCGACTTTTGCGACGAACAGGCTGCCATACTGGGCGTAAGTGCTACCGCCAAATTCGTTTTTCAGCTTGCCGGCCAGGTCCGCCACTTGGGCAGGGTCAGGCTTGCCGTCGGGCGTCAGCGTGGTTTCCAGCAATTGCTGATAGAGAATCGAGGCACCCTGGGATTGGTTGGCCTGATATTTGTGCCAGGCTTGCCAGCCGAACACCACCACCAACGCCAGCAGACCGCCGGTCACCAGTGGCTTGCCGTTACGCTGCCACCAGTCCTTCAGCTCGGCCAGTTGCTCATCATCAGTACTCGACACCCCAATACTCCTTAATCGCTAAATTCGGCTGTTCGACAGCTTCAACCCTGCACGACGCAGGTGGCCAAGTGCGCGGCGAGCGCATCAAAGGCAATGTTCTGTTGCTCACCCTGGCCACGCAGGGGTTTGAAACCTATCACCTGCCGGGCCAGCTCGTCATCGCCGAGGATCAGCGCATACAGCGCGCCGCTCTTGTCGGCCTTCTTGAACTGGCTCTTGAAGCTGCCGGCGCCGGCATTGATCTGCAGCCGCAGGTTTGGCAGCTGATCGCGCACTTTTTCGCTCAAGGCCAGG from Pseudomonas tolaasii NCPPB 2192 includes the following:
- the bamB gene encoding outer membrane protein assembly factor BamB: MRDVIRWKHAALLALAVLAAGCSSNSKKELPPAELTSFKEEVVLQKQWSRSVGDGQGDLYNLLQPAIDGDNIVATDSTGVVIAMDRMNGDVKWKKDLELPVSGGVGVGYGMVLVGTLKGDVVALDSATGEEKWRARVTSEVLAAPATNGDVVVVQTQDDRVIGLDAATGNQRWLYDSTPAVLTLRGTSGPIVTNNLAVAGLSTGKVVALDTQNGVPAWETRVAIPQGRSELDRVVDIDGGLLLSGETIYVATYQGRVAALDLQSGRINWQRDASSYAGVAQGFGSVYVSLASGTVESVDERSTTALWSNDSLARRQLSAPEVFSSYVAVGDFEGYLHLLSQVDGRFVGRERIDSDGLRARPLVVGNMLYVFGNSGKLEALTIK
- a CDS encoding YfgM family protein; this encodes MSSTDDEQLAELKDWWQRNGKPLVTGGLLALVVVFGWQAWHKYQANQSQGASILYQQLLETTLTPDGKPDPAQVADLAGKLKNEFGGSTYAQYGSLFVAKVAVDTGKLDDAATELKAIADKPANPTLGEIARQRLAQVLAAQNKADEALKLLDGDADKAFVATREELKGDLLVQLGRTDEAHAAYQKAKAALSDEAAVGGLQIKLDDLAKGDA